A genomic window from Sulfurospirillum diekertiae includes:
- a CDS encoding transposase family protein, with translation MSKTQKKQREYYSGKQKRHTLKGQIVIDKEERIMCVHTAKGTTHDFRLFQESNLPLMPKTCVYVDLGYLGIAKEHSHCQIPHKASKLHPLSEEQKEENRQKASARICVEHVNAKIKTFQILTQKYRNRRKRFNLRFNLICGLINFDRGFAVEYK, from the coding sequence ACCCAAAAAAAGCAAAGAGAGTACTACTCAGGTAAGCAAAAGCGTCATACCCTTAAAGGACAGATTGTGATTGATAAAGAGGAGAGGATTATGTGTGTGCATACCGCTAAAGGTACGACACATGATTTTAGACTGTTTCAAGAATCTAATCTCCCCTTGATGCCCAAGACCTGTGTTTATGTTGATTTGGGATATCTGGGTATTGCCAAAGAACATAGCCATTGTCAAATTCCCCATAAAGCCTCCAAACTTCATCCTTTGAGTGAGGAGCAAAAAGAGGAAAACAGACAAAAAGCAAGTGCTAGAATATGTGTTGAACATGTGAATGCTAAAATCAAAACATTTCAGATACTCACCCAAAAATACAGAAACAGAAGAAAACGATTCAATCTACGCTTTAATTTGATATGTGGATTAATCAACTTTGACCGTGGTTTTGCTGTGGAATACAAATGA
- a CDS encoding response regulator transcription factor, translated as MKILLLEDDHTYNESIKDSLEEMGYDVDAFEDGLLALDALFEKQYHLALLDIRVPHMDGYEILKEIRKAKLDLPIIFITSLTDINNLSLGYELGCNDYLRKPFSLKELQYRVSQTLKSYHLHSTLDVIPLTHGFSYHSNDQTLWFEEMQVNLSNYERKLLFVLVKNRGNFISIELIHEYVWEGKEVGENDIRMLIKKLRDKTDKDFIITAKGIGYKIAK; from the coding sequence ATGAAGATTTTACTTCTTGAAGACGACCACACTTATAATGAGAGTATTAAAGATTCTCTAGAGGAGATGGGCTACGATGTGGATGCCTTTGAAGATGGACTTCTCGCCCTTGATGCACTTTTTGAAAAACAGTACCATCTGGCCCTTTTAGACATACGTGTTCCTCATATGGATGGGTATGAAATTTTAAAAGAGATTCGTAAAGCCAAACTTGATCTACCCATCATTTTTATTACCTCACTCACCGACATTAACAACCTCTCTTTAGGTTATGAGCTGGGGTGCAATGACTATTTACGCAAACCTTTTTCACTCAAAGAGCTTCAATACCGTGTTTCGCAAACGCTTAAAAGTTACCACCTTCATAGCACACTTGATGTCATACCACTCACACATGGCTTTTCTTACCACAGTAATGACCAGACTCTTTGGTTTGAAGAGATGCAGGTTAATTTGAGTAATTATGAACGAAAACTTCTTTTTGTTTTAGTCAAGAATAGAGGGAATTTTATCTCCATCGAGCTCATTCATGAATACGTCTGGGAAGGCAAAGAGGTGGGCGAAAACGATATACGCATGCTCATTAAAAAACTACGTGACAAGACCGATAAAGATTTTATTATTACGGCTAAAGGGATAGGATATAAAATTGCAAAGTGA